A stretch of the Tannerella serpentiformis genome encodes the following:
- a CDS encoding exo-beta-N-acetylmuramidase NamZ family protein — translation MKRYLFLSLILYFAVGIVASAQKVRVKTGIEVLQDEHFRRLEGKRVGLITNPTGVDHRLRSTIDILHEAPNVRLVALYGPEHGVRGNVHAGDTVGGTVDPATGLPIHSLYGNTRKPTPDMLRGIDILVYDIQDIGCRSFTYISTMGLAMEAAAEAGIEFMVLDRPNPLGGERVEGCIVEDGYQSFVSPYPIPYVYGLTCGELARLLNEERMIGQRCRLQVVKMKGWRRRMSYAETGLPWVLPSPHIPHPETAHYYPATGILGELGTTSIGVGYTLPFQLFAAPWINGPQLARRMNTLRVPGVIFRPIYLKPFYALFKGEFIQGIQLHLIDTRHAPLSELQFLVMQEAAALYPNHSPLQEADSSRLRMFDKVCGSPEIRRRFTQRFRWNDMRDYWMKDVAAFRRLSRKYYLYK, via the coding sequence ATGAAACGGTACCTATTCCTTTCCCTGATTCTCTACTTCGCAGTCGGAATAGTTGCCTCGGCGCAGAAAGTACGCGTCAAGACCGGCATAGAGGTCTTGCAAGACGAACATTTTCGGCGGCTCGAGGGTAAGCGCGTAGGGCTCATCACAAATCCCACGGGAGTTGATCACCGCCTACGGTCGACAATCGACATCCTGCACGAGGCCCCCAACGTCCGCTTGGTTGCTCTTTACGGCCCCGAACATGGAGTCCGCGGCAATGTCCATGCAGGCGACACGGTCGGCGGAACTGTCGATCCGGCCACAGGGTTACCCATCCATTCGCTGTATGGCAATACCCGCAAGCCAACGCCCGACATGCTGCGCGGGATTGACATCCTCGTTTACGACATACAAGATATTGGCTGTCGGTCGTTCACCTATATCAGCACGATGGGTCTGGCGATGGAGGCCGCCGCTGAAGCCGGCATAGAGTTCATGGTACTCGACCGGCCCAATCCATTAGGTGGCGAACGCGTAGAGGGCTGTATCGTGGAAGACGGATACCAGTCTTTCGTCAGCCCATATCCCATTCCCTACGTCTACGGCCTCACCTGCGGTGAATTGGCCCGGTTACTCAATGAGGAAAGGATGATCGGACAGCGTTGCCGACTACAAGTCGTGAAGATGAAAGGTTGGCGTCGTCGGATGTCCTATGCCGAGACAGGTTTGCCGTGGGTACTACCCTCACCGCACATCCCTCATCCCGAAACAGCACACTACTATCCCGCTACAGGTATACTCGGCGAACTCGGCACGACCTCCATTGGTGTAGGCTACACCCTCCCCTTCCAACTTTTTGCAGCCCCCTGGATCAACGGTCCACAACTCGCGCGGCGTATGAACACCCTCCGTGTGCCCGGCGTGATCTTCCGTCCGATTTACCTCAAGCCATTCTACGCATTATTCAAGGGTGAATTCATCCAAGGTATTCAGTTGCATTTGATTGACACACGGCACGCACCGCTCAGTGAATTGCAATTCCTCGTTATGCAGGAGGCCGCCGCACTCTACCCAAACCATAGTCCGCTTCAAGAAGCTGACTCATCCCGCCTCCGTATGTTCGATAAAGTATGCGGCAGCCCCGAGATTCGTCGGCGCTTTACCCAACGATTCCGTTGGAACGACATGCGTGACTATTGGATGAAGGATGTTGCGGCCTTCCGACGCCTCTCTCGCAAATACTATCTCTACAAATAA
- a CDS encoding acyltransferase family protein, whose product MSHQPTQRLLALDILRGITIAGMITVNNPGSWSYVYAPLGHAEWNGLTPTDLVFPFFMFIMGISTYISLRKYQFTYSASAARKIVRRTAVIFAIGLAIAWFGLSCRTWHALAEEADLSFASRLWRAVTNFDHLRILGVMPRLALCYGATALIALTIPHRHIPFLIGVILAGYTVLLFLGNGFAYDETNVLSVVDRAVLGPDHMYKDNGIEPEGLLSTLPAIAHVLVGFCCGALLIGVTDVRDKMLRLFLVGTAIALSGWLISYGCPINKKIWSPTFVLTTCGMAASLLALLVWIIDVRGHRRWCRFFESFGVNPLFMYVLAAVFAILLGNIRIPHGDGESVSLGGYIYGDVLRPLLGEYPGSLAYALLLVCSCWCIGYVLYKRNIYIKI is encoded by the coding sequence ATGTCCCATCAACCTACTCAACGACTGCTTGCGCTCGACATCTTGCGCGGCATCACCATCGCCGGAATGATCACCGTGAACAATCCCGGCTCTTGGTCGTACGTCTATGCTCCGCTCGGCCATGCTGAATGGAATGGTCTCACACCGACAGACCTCGTCTTCCCCTTCTTTATGTTCATCATGGGCATTTCGACCTACATTTCCCTGCGCAAGTACCAATTCACTTATAGTGCAAGTGCCGCGCGAAAGATCGTACGCCGTACCGCAGTCATTTTTGCTATCGGACTGGCCATCGCTTGGTTTGGGCTTTCCTGCAGAACATGGCACGCCTTGGCCGAAGAGGCTGATCTGTCCTTTGCGAGCCGCCTCTGGCGCGCAGTGACGAACTTCGATCATCTACGTATCCTCGGCGTCATGCCGCGACTGGCACTTTGCTACGGCGCAACCGCCCTCATTGCTCTCACTATCCCTCACCGACACATACCTTTCCTTATCGGTGTCATCCTTGCGGGATACACCGTGCTACTCTTCCTCGGAAATGGTTTCGCGTACGATGAGACAAACGTCTTATCTGTCGTCGATCGCGCCGTACTCGGCCCCGACCACATGTATAAGGACAACGGTATCGAGCCGGAGGGACTCCTCAGCACATTACCCGCCATAGCGCACGTGCTTGTCGGATTCTGCTGCGGCGCATTGCTCATCGGCGTCACGGACGTGAGAGACAAGATGCTCCGACTCTTCCTCGTCGGTACGGCAATAGCTCTCAGTGGCTGGTTAATAAGTTACGGCTGCCCGATAAACAAGAAGATCTGGTCGCCAACGTTCGTACTTACCACATGCGGTATGGCTGCCTCACTGTTGGCCCTGCTCGTGTGGATTATTGACGTACGTGGACACCGCAGATGGTGCAGATTCTTCGAGTCATTCGGTGTCAACCCGCTATTTATGTACGTATTGGCTGCCGTTTTCGCTATTCTGCTGGGGAATATCCGAATTCCACACGGTGACGGTGAATCTGTCTCACTGGGAGGCTACATCTACGGCGATGTATTGCGTCCTCTGCTCGGTGAATACCCCGGATCGCTGGCCTACGCACTACTCCTTGTCTGTTCATGTTGGTGCATTGGCTACGTGCTCTATAAGCGGAATATTTACATCAAGATTTGA
- the thrA gene encoding bifunctional aspartate kinase/homoserine dehydrogenase I — translation MKVLKFGGTSVGSVKGLANVKRIVEAIDEEVIVVVSALGGLTDRLLLASKLASEGNEAYLAEYAEIVRRHDEVIDGIVPEVSRESVKRHVRETLGELENIYRGVYLIRDLSRKTSDTIVSYGERLSSFIISHIIDDAVLYDSCEFIKTVDRFDKHIVDFEVTDRLISERFKKLPRVALVPGFISTDAVTGEITNLGRGGSDYTASILAARLGASQLEIWTDVDGFMTADPRVINSAYVIDQLSFIEAMELCNFGAKVIYPPTIYPVYHKNIPIRVCNTFNLQAPGTLITQEYRRKDGKRALITGISSIDNTCLVTVQGLGMVGVIGVNHRIFKTLAENGVSVFMVSQASSENNTTFAVRNEDADRAVEALNKEFSLERSQGEINDVTAEKGLATVAIVGEDMKRTPGIAGRLFGTLGRAGISVIACAQGASETNISFVIRSEVLRKALNSIHDSFFLSEYKVLNLFIAGVGTVGSNLLEQIRGQQENLKKQNRLKLNIVGVANSRKMLFRREGLKAEGLVEALKNEGVPSSPALLREEILQMNIFNSVFVDCTSNEDVAAIYESLLDKNISVVAANKIAPSSAYDHYRLLKDTARRRDVKFLFETNVGAGLPIIHTINDLINSGDHVIRIEAVLSGTLNYIFNTIDAEVPMSRAIRLAVDSGYAEPDPRVDLSGKDVVRKLVILAREAGYRVEQADVKQRLFIPADFFDGSAENFWARIPELDAHFESERKRLAAENKRLRFVARMADGACEVGLEEVCSTHPFYELEGSNNIIMISTERYHEYPMIIKGYGAGADVTAAGVFADIISIANIR, via the coding sequence ATGAAAGTATTGAAGTTTGGAGGGACCTCGGTAGGGTCTGTCAAGGGACTGGCGAACGTAAAACGCATCGTAGAAGCCATAGACGAGGAGGTTATAGTGGTTGTTTCGGCCTTGGGCGGGCTTACCGACCGACTTTTATTGGCCTCAAAATTAGCCTCTGAGGGTAATGAGGCCTATTTAGCCGAATACGCGGAGATTGTGCGCCGTCATGACGAGGTGATAGACGGTATCGTGCCCGAAGTGTCGCGTGAAAGCGTAAAAAGGCACGTTCGCGAGACGCTCGGAGAGCTTGAAAACATCTATCGAGGGGTTTACCTGATCCGTGACCTCTCTCGCAAGACCTCCGATACGATCGTCAGCTACGGCGAGCGACTCTCCTCCTTCATTATCTCCCATATCATCGACGACGCGGTGCTTTACGACTCGTGCGAGTTCATCAAGACGGTCGACCGTTTCGATAAACACATCGTAGACTTCGAGGTCACGGACCGCCTGATCAGTGAACGATTCAAAAAGTTGCCGCGCGTGGCCCTTGTGCCGGGTTTTATCTCCACAGATGCCGTCACGGGCGAGATTACGAACCTTGGTCGCGGCGGATCAGACTATACCGCGTCTATTTTAGCGGCTCGACTCGGTGCATCACAGCTCGAAATTTGGACGGACGTAGATGGATTCATGACGGCAGACCCGCGCGTGATCAATTCGGCCTACGTCATCGACCAACTCTCCTTCATCGAGGCCATGGAGCTTTGTAATTTCGGTGCGAAAGTCATCTATCCGCCAACGATTTACCCCGTCTATCACAAAAATATCCCCATCCGCGTCTGCAACACCTTTAACCTCCAAGCGCCAGGTACGCTCATCACGCAGGAATACCGTCGCAAGGACGGCAAAAGGGCCCTCATCACCGGCATCTCGTCTATCGACAACACTTGCCTCGTCACCGTGCAAGGCCTCGGCATGGTCGGCGTGATTGGAGTCAATCACCGCATCTTCAAGACCCTGGCTGAGAACGGTGTAAGCGTCTTCATGGTCTCGCAAGCCAGTTCGGAGAACAACACCACCTTCGCCGTGCGTAACGAAGACGCTGACCGCGCCGTAGAAGCCCTCAACAAAGAGTTTTCGCTCGAGCGCTCGCAAGGTGAGATCAACGACGTGACCGCCGAAAAGGGCCTTGCCACGGTGGCTATCGTCGGCGAAGACATGAAGCGCACCCCCGGCATCGCAGGACGCCTCTTCGGCACCCTCGGACGGGCTGGCATCAGCGTCATAGCCTGTGCACAAGGCGCGTCAGAGACAAACATCTCGTTCGTGATCCGCTCCGAAGTCTTGCGTAAGGCCCTCAACTCGATTCACGACTCCTTCTTCCTCTCGGAATACAAAGTCCTCAACCTCTTTATCGCTGGCGTGGGCACGGTGGGAAGCAATTTGCTCGAACAAATCCGTGGCCAGCAGGAAAATCTGAAGAAGCAGAACCGATTAAAGCTCAACATTGTCGGCGTAGCCAACTCCCGGAAAATGTTGTTCCGCCGCGAGGGGCTGAAGGCCGAAGGACTCGTAGAAGCATTGAAAAACGAGGGCGTCCCGTCGTCTCCAGCCTTGCTCAGAGAGGAAATTTTGCAGATGAACATCTTCAATTCCGTCTTCGTAGACTGTACCTCGAACGAGGACGTGGCTGCTATCTACGAATCACTCCTGGATAAGAACATTTCCGTCGTTGCGGCCAACAAAATAGCCCCTTCGTCGGCCTATGATCATTATCGTTTGCTCAAAGATACGGCTCGCCGACGCGATGTGAAGTTCCTTTTCGAGACCAATGTGGGTGCCGGGCTGCCGATCATCCATACAATCAACGATTTGATCAACAGCGGCGACCATGTGATTCGTATCGAGGCCGTACTGTCTGGCACATTGAACTACATTTTCAACACCATCGACGCTGAAGTCCCCATGAGCCGCGCCATCCGCTTGGCTGTCGATTCAGGATACGCCGAACCCGATCCGCGCGTGGACCTGAGCGGGAAAGATGTCGTTCGCAAGCTCGTCATTTTGGCTCGCGAGGCCGGTTATAGGGTCGAGCAAGCCGACGTGAAGCAGCGCCTCTTCATCCCAGCCGACTTCTTCGACGGGTCGGCGGAAAATTTCTGGGCACGTATCCCCGAACTCGACGCGCATTTCGAATCCGAGCGCAAACGACTCGCTGCCGAAAACAAGCGTCTGCGCTTCGTGGCTCGTATGGCCGACGGCGCCTGCGAGGTTGGCTTAGAGGAGGTTTGTAGCACCCATCCTTTCTACGAATTGGAGGGAAGCAACAACATTATTATGATCTCCACCGAGCGTTATCACGAGTATCCGATGATTATCAAGGGCTACGGCGCCGGTGCCGACGTGACCGCAGCGGGTGTGTTTGCCGATATTATTTCGATCGCCAACATCCGATAA
- a CDS encoding DUF3109 family protein — translation MIQIEDTIVSLDVIERRFMCDLSQCRGACCIEGESGAPLEEGEAEQLRLALPVVWDELKEDAREVIRQQGVSYLDADGDEVTSIVNGRDCVFTRYAPDGTCHCALEQAFREGRTTFMKPISCRLYPVRVTQYRRFRAVNLHRWEVCRPAEILGERLGIPAYRFLREPLISKFGTEWYAALEAAAEMVARQSEQK, via the coding sequence ATGATTCAGATAGAAGATACGATTGTGAGTCTCGATGTGATCGAGCGACGGTTTATGTGTGACTTGAGCCAGTGCCGCGGGGCTTGTTGCATTGAGGGTGAGTCGGGCGCGCCGCTGGAGGAGGGTGAAGCGGAGCAGCTACGGCTGGCCTTGCCCGTGGTATGGGATGAGTTGAAGGAGGATGCCCGGGAAGTGATCCGCCAACAGGGTGTCTCGTACTTGGATGCCGATGGCGACGAGGTGACGTCGATTGTCAACGGTCGGGATTGTGTTTTTACGCGTTATGCACCGGATGGCACCTGCCATTGTGCCCTGGAACAAGCCTTCCGAGAGGGTCGCACGACGTTTATGAAGCCTATCTCGTGCCGACTGTACCCTGTTCGCGTCACGCAGTACCGTCGATTCCGCGCCGTCAACCTTCACCGGTGGGAAGTATGTCGTCCCGCAGAAATTTTGGGCGAACGGTTGGGCATTCCAGCCTACCGTTTCCTGCGCGAACCTCTTATCAGCAAGTTCGGAACCGAATGGTACGCCGCGCTCGAGGCTGCGGCCGAGATGGTAGCCCGTCAATCCGAACAGAAATAG
- a CDS encoding DUF6261 family protein, which yields MKKGLVIERVGMNKLDNAQHVQLHSALYAIMAEFDLTKIGIPEEAKTEWDGSLHLEKDLNIETTASATSKLLKKKDEARTRLALFIFSQVRSFLLSPETDEVEAAERLYVVTKGYAGIQQESQDRETAHIDGLVEDLKKTEHAADMTKLRLTSALTKLETLNKEFAELHLQRTKERAAKKLPATAKVRAEVDEHFERILDLLKSNYLFGKTPIEPALIETLVGRFNQRMHESDAAYRQGQAIKKASADKKKKPDAPKNPKDPKDPKPKKPGKDDGKPDIHLPEGSDPKKPDAPKKPEGEGGGTGGGGAKPGGGSGTGGGEQPKKPKEGGGDSGNPDIHLPEE from the coding sequence ATGAAAAAGGGATTAGTTATTGAACGCGTCGGGATGAATAAGCTCGACAATGCACAACATGTGCAACTGCACAGCGCTTTGTATGCCATCATGGCAGAGTTTGATCTGACTAAGATCGGCATACCGGAAGAAGCGAAGACGGAGTGGGACGGCAGCCTGCATCTGGAGAAGGATCTGAACATAGAGACTACGGCCAGCGCTACGTCGAAACTGCTAAAGAAGAAGGACGAGGCGCGCACCCGGTTGGCGCTGTTCATTTTTAGTCAGGTGCGCAGCTTTTTGCTGTCGCCGGAGACGGATGAGGTTGAGGCTGCCGAGCGTCTCTATGTCGTGACCAAGGGTTATGCTGGTATCCAGCAAGAATCGCAAGATCGGGAGACGGCACATATTGACGGCTTGGTGGAGGATCTGAAGAAGACGGAGCATGCGGCTGATATGACCAAACTGCGCCTAACCTCGGCACTTACTAAGCTGGAGACACTCAATAAGGAGTTTGCGGAGCTGCATCTTCAGCGCACGAAAGAGCGTGCGGCGAAAAAGTTGCCAGCTACAGCGAAGGTGCGTGCCGAAGTGGACGAACATTTTGAACGTATCTTGGACTTACTCAAGTCAAACTACCTCTTTGGCAAGACTCCTATCGAGCCGGCATTGATCGAGACGCTCGTCGGACGCTTCAATCAGCGCATGCATGAGAGCGACGCGGCCTATCGGCAGGGTCAGGCGATAAAGAAGGCGTCGGCGGACAAAAAGAAGAAGCCTGATGCGCCTAAGAATCCGAAGGATCCGAAAGATCCGAAGCCTAAAAAGCCAGGGAAGGACGACGGCAAGCCCGACATCCACCTCCCAGAGGGTTCAGATCCGAAAAAGCCAGACGCACCGAAGAAGCCAGAAGGTGAAGGTGGCGGAACGGGCGGCGGTGGCGCCAAACCAGGCGGTGGCAGTGGCACGGGCGGCGGCGAGCAGCCCAAGAAACCGAAAGAAGGTGGCGGCGACAGTGGCAATCCCGACATCCATCTGCCCGAAGAGTAA
- a CDS encoding DEAD/DEAH box helicase family protein has protein sequence MLLRALCDDGVRQKAKVDRVLGTMPRKLFQGTTFDVVDWQCGQGVNTVCFFDFIRRNGMENRVQQVFLIDTDAEAMERALWHLEPYMGDTDRIVTIHKPINEVDRFDIETHQPVTFHFFTDVLGHPEIDLRRLAQLIGRTIRGEHYFFCVDALKHGNDRLETFYRCFNSPELFTDETYYPTARQPYAMTCKAFRLRAETFGLNTALSPVQWQAAFRLDIVRELLQQTEREKVAALYRSLSRFEVSAGYDVAACAHNDLPPLLAVLSNLITRGLPTAASPLLEEAFAPLGNRKRWNEEGRITYAARDLYPSDLFEALHLIDPRFKPDETTYNMDALESDLQREYITRVAPPPFRQLFEPQRNVYTLTGQREYCTQHVDFSLEFPYPTKDLRDVRHNGFVIEIEDPTVQTTMDQRRIEKQRTDDLAAMNWTCETFSDGHLSDMHFGYLDSDYVRTAFRVFSRPFDSEWVRTLQYVLTPIGVARIEKVILEALMAGRLDLAAPHWEVLVVERDVPCAVAALSDLRALFERLTALSAEWDGVHFPEVTLDVISTPEFIDSPLHADVVPSAELTEEHRAKTYDLIIDISVLRRAGIERPLIGTYTNCHNDCCFIVRSAHHAREPRRVLTTGRITYRPLIIRDAIGRSTLIPETAGAIHYIMGILSRREDFRPGQEAILDRLLRGESVAALLPTDAHGAAVALPAALLQPGVTVVITPDAKTADKLIDEARQQDIDCGASLHTNMTDGERERRERRVESAALHFVAISAEQLARPTLQQRFLSMRETGVYFAYGILDSAERGSEWSPFFDPHYLCAGKILRRYARPREGTITLGATLSQASFDVLFDVERELLPVDSYTPDRDRIVTASATVAPMSLESRSEAEEGKDIEQMIREMGMEYIAPVLGSSSAEEARLVGLSYPTSAGEGGESTRDKAAEARYIRILYRMGCLGLIDGMARDEAQKRFLLVVRNCTAEQVYKRYCDYFNRYYTRKRAEREETAARAGMPAVMLRDEREGVIYKCLTGLTHYVCDNIARLAPDTASHTPLTERLAQDLADDSQATDEVLFRYLHLVNDSSEGSPKGRIHALHESVCTLRRAGHTHPVLLLLNTFCLLYLGTGDRATLEQDLSTSYEQGIVGLYHLMPDYARFQEQFEAYNRFVRNEADATDDATEARMEKAASRLLLIRAADILSTHLTYTTELQRTYLG, from the coding sequence ATGCTCCTCAGAGCCCTCTGCGACGACGGTGTGCGGCAAAAAGCCAAGGTGGATAGGGTGCTCGGCACGATGCCCAGGAAGCTCTTTCAAGGCACAACCTTCGACGTCGTCGATTGGCAGTGTGGGCAGGGCGTGAATACGGTCTGCTTCTTCGATTTTATCCGTCGTAACGGCATGGAGAATCGTGTCCAGCAGGTTTTTCTGATCGATACCGATGCGGAAGCCATGGAGCGCGCCCTCTGGCACCTTGAACCCTACATGGGAGACACGGATCGCATCGTGACCATCCATAAACCGATCAATGAAGTGGATCGATTCGACATCGAGACCCATCAACCGGTCACATTTCACTTCTTTACCGACGTTTTGGGGCATCCTGAGATCGATTTACGCCGATTGGCGCAACTGATTGGGCGTACTATCCGCGGGGAACACTATTTTTTCTGCGTGGACGCACTTAAACATGGCAACGATCGGTTAGAGACGTTCTATCGCTGCTTCAATAGTCCGGAGCTTTTCACGGACGAGACGTATTACCCCACTGCACGTCAGCCGTATGCCATGACCTGCAAAGCTTTTCGGCTTCGCGCCGAGACGTTTGGGCTTAACACGGCCCTTTCGCCCGTTCAATGGCAGGCGGCTTTCCGACTCGACATCGTCCGAGAGCTATTACAGCAGACGGAACGCGAAAAAGTGGCCGCGCTCTACCGTTCCCTTTCGCGATTTGAGGTCTCCGCGGGCTACGACGTGGCTGCCTGCGCCCATAATGACCTGCCGCCGCTGCTGGCGGTGCTGAGTAACCTCATTACACGCGGTCTGCCTACCGCCGCTTCGCCTCTACTCGAAGAGGCATTCGCACCGCTGGGCAATCGCAAGAGATGGAACGAGGAGGGAAGGATCACTTACGCCGCGCGAGACCTTTATCCGTCTGATTTGTTCGAGGCTTTGCACCTGATTGACCCTCGATTTAAGCCAGATGAGACCACTTACAACATGGACGCACTCGAAAGTGACCTGCAACGGGAATACATCACGCGGGTGGCCCCTCCACCCTTCCGACAGCTCTTCGAACCGCAGCGGAACGTCTATACCTTGACCGGGCAACGCGAATATTGCACGCAGCATGTCGATTTTTCGCTCGAGTTTCCCTATCCGACGAAAGATCTGAGGGACGTAAGGCACAACGGATTCGTGATCGAGATCGAGGATCCCACTGTGCAGACCACTATGGATCAGCGGCGCATCGAGAAACAACGTACTGACGATCTGGCAGCCATGAACTGGACTTGCGAGACCTTCTCCGACGGCCATTTGAGCGACATGCACTTCGGCTATTTGGATAGCGACTATGTGCGGACGGCCTTCCGCGTTTTCAGTCGCCCATTCGACAGCGAATGGGTCCGCACGCTGCAATATGTGCTTACTCCTATCGGTGTAGCACGCATCGAGAAGGTCATTTTGGAGGCTCTTATGGCCGGACGATTAGATCTCGCGGCGCCGCATTGGGAGGTACTCGTGGTGGAGCGCGATGTACCCTGCGCCGTGGCGGCTCTATCGGACTTGCGAGCCCTGTTTGAGCGCCTGACAGCGCTTAGTGCAGAGTGGGATGGGGTACATTTTCCGGAAGTGACGCTTGATGTGATCAGTACACCGGAGTTTATCGATTCGCCACTCCATGCCGACGTGGTGCCATCGGCTGAACTGACCGAGGAGCACCGCGCTAAGACGTACGATTTGATCATCGACATCTCCGTGCTGCGACGTGCAGGCATTGAACGCCCGCTCATCGGCACGTACACGAACTGCCACAACGATTGTTGCTTCATCGTCCGCTCGGCTCACCATGCCCGCGAACCGAGAAGGGTGCTCACCACGGGGCGCATCACTTATCGCCCGCTCATTATCCGCGACGCCATCGGGCGAAGCACACTCATCCCAGAAACAGCTGGGGCTATACATTATATTATGGGTATCCTATCCCGTCGGGAGGACTTCCGGCCGGGCCAGGAGGCCATTCTCGACCGGTTACTTCGCGGCGAAAGCGTGGCGGCGCTACTTCCCACGGATGCGCATGGTGCAGCGGTGGCGCTTCCGGCCGCTCTGTTGCAGCCGGGTGTGACGGTCGTCATAACGCCAGACGCTAAAACGGCTGATAAGCTGATCGACGAGGCGCGGCAGCAAGATATAGATTGTGGAGCCAGCCTCCACACGAACATGACGGACGGTGAACGTGAGCGGAGAGAGCGTCGCGTGGAATCGGCCGCACTCCATTTCGTTGCGATCTCCGCGGAACAGTTGGCCAGGCCCACCCTACAACAACGCTTCCTCTCTATGCGTGAGACGGGGGTATATTTTGCTTATGGTATCCTCGATAGCGCAGAAAGAGGGTCAGAATGGAGTCCATTTTTTGACCCTCATTATCTCTGTGCGGGGAAAATTTTGCGTCGATATGCCCGACCGCGAGAGGGAACGATCACGCTCGGGGCTACCTTGAGTCAGGCATCGTTCGATGTGCTCTTCGACGTCGAACGAGAGCTGCTCCCCGTCGATTCCTACACTCCCGACCGCGATCGAATCGTCACCGCCAGCGCTACCGTGGCTCCCATGTCGTTAGAATCGCGTTCGGAGGCGGAAGAAGGGAAGGACATCGAGCAGATGATCCGCGAAATGGGAATGGAATACATCGCTCCGGTCTTAGGATCCTCTTCGGCGGAAGAGGCACGCCTTGTGGGCTTGTCTTATCCTACATCCGCAGGCGAGGGAGGCGAAAGCACACGAGACAAAGCCGCCGAAGCGCGCTACATACGTATCCTCTACCGCATGGGATGCCTCGGACTGATCGATGGCATGGCTCGCGATGAGGCCCAAAAGCGCTTCCTGCTCGTGGTGCGCAACTGCACCGCGGAACAGGTCTACAAACGGTACTGCGATTACTTTAATCGCTACTATACAAGGAAACGCGCCGAACGGGAAGAGACTGCTGCACGAGCAGGAATGCCCGCCGTGATGCTCCGCGACGAACGTGAGGGGGTTATATATAAGTGCCTCACCGGATTGACGCACTACGTTTGCGATAACATTGCGCGCCTTGCCCCCGACACCGCTTCCCACACGCCACTGACCGAGCGACTCGCTCAGGATTTGGCTGACGACTCGCAGGCAACGGACGAAGTACTTTTCCGTTACCTACATCTTGTCAATGATTCCTCCGAGGGATCGCCCAAAGGGCGTATCCATGCCCTACACGAGTCGGTCTGCACGCTGCGTCGGGCAGGTCATACGCATCCGGTGTTGCTACTCTTGAATACTTTTTGCCTGCTTTATCTCGGTACAGGGGATCGCGCGACGCTTGAGCAGGATCTCTCTACGAGTTATGAGCAGGGCATCGTAGGGCTTTATCACTTAATGCCGGATTATGCCCGCTTCCAAGAACAATTTGAGGCTTATAATCGCTTCGTGCGCAACGAGGCGGACGCTACGGACGATGCCACCGAGGCACGTATGGAAAAGGCGGCCTCGCGCCTCCTTCTGATCCGTGCGGCAGACATCTTGAGCACGCATTTGACTTATACGACAGAATTACAACGTACTTATTTAGGATAA